In uncultured Methanobacterium sp., a genomic segment contains:
- a CDS encoding DUF2109 domain-containing protein, producing the protein MLIEILGIIVVLMALRTLVAQNRSERLLYLNVIGFSMSAIIALYIQTPFGAIIAITFFITSTLSSNAIAYSLGRVKEEIMVK; encoded by the coding sequence ATGTTAATCGAAATATTGGGCATAATAGTAGTACTCATGGCACTGCGCACACTGGTAGCCCAGAACCGTTCAGAACGTTTGCTTTACCTAAACGTTATTGGTTTCAGCATGTCTGCAATCATTGCCTTATACATACAGACACCCTTCGGAGCAATAATAGCTATCACATTCTTTATCACATCCACCCTAAGCTCTAATGCCATTGCTTACTCTCTGGGAAGGGTGAAAGAAGAGATCATGG
- a CDS encoding energy-converting hydrogenase A subunit A EhaA produces MIIHANVFSYVIALAAALILSLVLRLPLLPERPMRQSWTISAVFPTAILAIGFYAMVYELGYQGYIVALITGIITALFAKFILEKVVPLPESDNQEEESHE; encoded by the coding sequence ATGATTATTCATGCTAATGTGTTCAGTTATGTTATTGCCCTGGCCGCAGCATTGATACTTAGCCTTGTTTTAAGGCTTCCCCTACTCCCAGAAAGACCTATGAGGCAATCCTGGACTATCAGTGCAGTATTCCCAACTGCAATATTGGCTATTGGCTTTTACGCTATGGTATACGAGTTAGGTTATCAGGGGTATATTGTGGCATTAATCACCGGGATCATCACAGCCCTATTTGCTAAATTTATTTTAGAAAAAGTAGTACCCTTACCGGAATCAGATAACCAGGAGGAAGAATCCCATGAATGA
- a CDS encoding PIG-L family deacetylase: MLDNDDSKFKLTKGIVIIIIVSILGIGALFYMYTIYSEKAQYSTLPEISSSDRILIVSPHPDDESLGTGGIIKKALEKNATVEVVMMTTGDALKSEEFQAYLKATNNTGYKGTIGDLRHTEAINAVTALGLSSNNLIFLGYPDGSLKNLLETNWDTPYKRTSGSNQYDHSPYNFTYEKNAPYTGANVVKNLEQIMKDYKPTIIYYPDDGDDHPDHFATSAFVRYSALVTNYAGKSYTYLVHKGTSWPSPLNYQPGRTLYFPDELSVLDADWYITSLNATEESAKEKAIKSHKSQVTALRDLLMSFVRTDEIFASYHMIDIQKVSDANSIFTNLPSSYYQDVKNDDKTGVLETGDDLTDAGVAYDDNNVYLFSQSQSVKQGLAYNFHLRLFNGTDFKRIDILAKNGKAEYQVLAKNSINSTQQPNVTTKNNIIVITVPRGIFNGTKYMMVSTDLVNPQTNKFLDYLSYRVFKFPDSISSADNSLIGQISSGITSIFVTNNPVIIASEQISGSGSSSKSEIGTNSEQLGMVSQEDSDQVLTAANATFN; encoded by the coding sequence ATGCTGGATAATGATGATTCCAAATTCAAATTAACTAAAGGGATTGTAATTATAATAATAGTTTCTATTCTTGGTATAGGTGCTTTATTTTATATGTACACAATTTATTCTGAGAAAGCACAGTACAGTACACTGCCGGAGATAAGTTCATCGGATCGAATTTTGATTGTATCGCCTCATCCAGATGATGAGTCTTTAGGTACTGGTGGAATAATCAAAAAGGCATTGGAAAAAAATGCTACGGTGGAAGTGGTAATGATGACCACTGGTGATGCCCTGAAATCTGAAGAATTCCAGGCTTATCTTAAAGCAACCAATAATACTGGTTATAAAGGCACAATTGGTGACTTGCGTCATACCGAAGCTATCAATGCAGTAACAGCTCTTGGTTTGAGTTCAAATAACCTGATATTCCTGGGGTATCCTGATGGTTCATTGAAAAACCTGTTGGAAACAAACTGGGATACACCTTATAAGCGGACATCTGGTTCAAATCAGTACGATCATTCTCCTTATAATTTCACTTATGAAAAGAATGCACCCTACACAGGGGCTAATGTGGTGAAAAATCTGGAACAGATCATGAAAGATTACAAGCCCACCATCATTTACTATCCTGATGATGGGGATGACCACCCAGATCACTTTGCTACCAGTGCATTTGTAAGGTATTCTGCTTTAGTTACCAACTATGCTGGAAAAAGTTATACTTACCTGGTTCATAAAGGCACTTCATGGCCTAGTCCATTGAATTACCAGCCCGGCAGAACACTTTACTTCCCTGATGAGCTATCAGTATTGGATGCTGATTGGTATATAACCTCCTTGAATGCTACTGAAGAGTCTGCCAAAGAAAAAGCCATAAAGTCTCACAAATCACAGGTAACTGCACTCAGAGATCTTTTGATGTCATTTGTAAGGACTGATGAAATATTTGCATCGTATCACATGATCGATATCCAGAAGGTATCAGATGCTAATTCCATATTCACCAATTTACCATCCAGTTATTATCAGGATGTTAAAAATGATGATAAAACTGGAGTACTGGAGACTGGAGATGATTTAACCGATGCAGGAGTGGCATATGATGATAATAATGTTTATTTATTCTCTCAGTCACAATCAGTAAAACAGGGACTCGCCTATAACTTCCACCTTCGATTGTTCAATGGAACAGACTTTAAACGGATTGATATACTGGCTAAGAATGGAAAAGCTGAATATCAGGTACTTGCGAAAAACAGTATCAACTCCACTCAGCAGCCCAATGTGACCACTAAAAATAATATCATCGTGATCACCGTACCCCGTGGTATTTTTAATGGAACCAAGTACATGATGGTCAGTACCGATCTGGTAAACCCTCAGACTAATAAATTCCTGGATTATTTATCTTATCGGGTATTCAAATTCCCAGATTCAATATCTTCAGCTGACAACAGCTTAATAGGACAAATATCTTCAGGAATAACCAGTATTTTTGTTACAAACAATCCAGTTATCATTGCCAGTGAACAGATTTCTGGCTCAGGAAGTAGTTCCAAATCTGAAATTGGCACTAATTCTGAACAGTTAGGTATGGTTTCACAGGAAGATTCTGATCAGGTACTGACGGCTGCAAATGCCACTTTTAACTGA
- a CDS encoding heparan-alpha-glucosaminide N-acetyltransferase domain-containing protein, whose product MGENVNSRSTVKTTAVKKKRVISLDVFRGLAVASMIFVNAMAFSEFTPGIFEHAAWNGLTFADLVFPSFLFIVGVSMAYSFAARSKDSKRDLWGHFLFRVGALFTIGVALNWFTSDFTMVRIPGVLQLIALASLCASPMARFKPRWILLVAAILLLIHGFILLGVGAPGIPVGTLEKGSNIDDWIDIQVLTVNHTIDANGDPEGILSIITATALVLLGLCVGKTLQLRKHNLKTIGILLVGGVISLLLGLALSQILPINKQLWTSSFVLVCAGISTLFLTILFWYLDIKRLPNLLFWAIPMGLNALIIYILSIVCTIPMNIDFLTNFGEIPLSFYDVTTMYFMQALGSSAGIVAYGLLVVLIWLTVAAIMNWRRIYIKL is encoded by the coding sequence ATGGGTGAAAATGTTAATTCAAGAAGTACTGTGAAAACTACTGCAGTTAAAAAGAAAAGAGTGATATCTCTGGACGTGTTTCGGGGCCTGGCAGTTGCCTCTATGATATTTGTAAATGCAATGGCATTTTCTGAATTCACACCCGGAATATTTGAACACGCAGCCTGGAATGGTCTAACATTCGCGGATCTTGTTTTCCCGTCGTTCCTATTTATTGTAGGAGTATCAATGGCTTACTCTTTTGCAGCCCGATCAAAGGATTCCAAGCGTGACCTTTGGGGCCATTTCCTTTTCAGGGTAGGGGCTTTATTCACAATTGGTGTTGCTCTAAACTGGTTCACCTCTGATTTTACCATGGTGAGAATACCTGGAGTACTGCAACTTATTGCTCTTGCATCGCTCTGTGCTTCACCAATGGCCCGTTTTAAACCTCGATGGATCCTCCTGGTTGCTGCTATTCTGTTACTGATACATGGATTCATTCTCCTGGGAGTTGGAGCTCCAGGAATACCTGTAGGTACACTGGAAAAAGGGAGTAACATTGATGATTGGATTGATATTCAGGTTTTAACTGTAAACCACACTATTGATGCCAATGGGGATCCAGAAGGTATCTTAAGTATAATTACGGCAACTGCCCTGGTTCTTTTGGGATTATGTGTTGGTAAAACTTTGCAGCTAAGAAAGCATAACCTCAAAACCATTGGTATTCTATTAGTCGGAGGAGTTATTTCTCTCCTGCTGGGATTGGCTTTATCCCAGATTTTACCCATTAACAAACAACTCTGGACTTCCAGTTTTGTACTGGTCTGTGCAGGTATTAGCACGTTGTTTTTAACTATCCTGTTCTGGTACTTGGATATTAAACGACTGCCCAATCTGTTATTCTGGGCAATTCCAATGGGACTCAATGCACTGATAATTTATATATTATCCATTGTCTGCACTATACCCATGAACATTGACTTTTTAACCAACTTTGGAGAAATACCTCTAAGTTTCTATGATGTAACCACCATGTACTTCATGCAGGCCCTGGGTTCATCTGCTGGTATTGTTGCTTATGGGCTGCTGGTGGTTTTAATATGGTTGACAGTAGCCGCAATAATGAACTGGAGGCGTATCTACATTAAATTGTAG
- a CDS encoding GDP-mannose 4,6-dehydratase encodes MNWKNKNVLITGVGGFAGSYLAKELINNEANVYGLVRRRADGTIAKNIIDRGIARELTRVEGDLTDTTSLTNALEESEPDYIFHLAAQSFVERSFDNSQETQSINCIGTSNLLEAVRMGESDAKTVFAGSSEEYGLVLSSNEQYEKAKKDYGTIFPEPEEMPEVPIKEINPLRPMSPYAVSKVYGDYLMRNYYHSYGLDTVVSRAFNHEGAGRGIMFVTSVVTNQIMKLKAGETDRIVIGNLNSLRDWSHVKDIVQGYLLLAEKGQSGEVYNQGSMRTNSVLSYILMGLEEAGWNVNNIETLKGDKKIQDPNEMDNSSIFGIKFPKTKIDQLILEGHLEYTLEDKGIQVNTDQGPVTIEFNPDRFRPAEVPILLADTKKIQGIGGKIDYTLNDILKDQLNYFLKKENRSA; translated from the coding sequence ATGAATTGGAAAAACAAAAATGTGCTTATAACAGGTGTAGGCGGATTCGCCGGCTCTTATCTTGCTAAAGAGCTTATCAATAATGAAGCCAATGTTTACGGACTGGTAAGAAGGAGAGCTGATGGTACAATAGCTAAAAATATTATTGACCGAGGAATTGCCAGAGAACTAACCCGTGTTGAAGGTGACCTTACTGATACTACATCCCTTACCAATGCACTGGAAGAATCAGAACCGGATTACATTTTCCATCTGGCAGCCCAGTCATTTGTCGAACGATCCTTCGACAACTCCCAGGAAACACAGAGTATAAACTGTATTGGAACATCGAATCTTTTAGAAGCAGTAAGAATGGGCGAATCAGATGCTAAAACTGTTTTTGCCGGATCCAGTGAAGAATATGGACTGGTACTGTCTTCCAATGAGCAGTACGAAAAGGCTAAAAAAGATTATGGTACCATCTTCCCAGAACCTGAAGAAATGCCAGAAGTGCCAATTAAAGAAATTAACCCTCTGAGGCCAATGTCACCATACGCAGTTTCTAAAGTATACGGTGATTATTTAATGAGAAACTATTATCACTCCTATGGCCTGGACACCGTGGTGTCAAGGGCCTTCAATCACGAAGGAGCTGGAAGAGGGATCATGTTCGTAACCTCGGTGGTTACCAACCAGATCATGAAACTGAAAGCTGGCGAAACCGATCGTATTGTTATTGGAAACCTCAATTCCTTACGTGACTGGTCCCATGTTAAAGATATAGTTCAGGGATACCTTTTACTGGCTGAAAAAGGACAATCAGGAGAGGTGTACAATCAGGGATCAATGAGAACCAATTCCGTCCTCAGTTACATACTTATGGGATTGGAAGAAGCTGGATGGAACGTGAATAACATCGAAACCCTCAAAGGAGATAAAAAGATCCAGGACCCCAATGAAATGGACAACAGTTCTATCTTTGGAATCAAATTCCCCAAAACTAAAATTGACCAGTTAATACTGGAAGGACATCTGGAATATACCCTGGAAGATAAAGGTATACAGGTTAACACTGATCAGGGCCCAGTTACTATTGAATTCAACCCTGACCGGTTCCGACCAGCAGAAGTTCCTATCTTACTAGCTGACACCAAAAAGATACAGGGAATTGGCGGTAAAATTGATTATACCCTCAATGACATCCTGAAAGATCAGCTCAACTACTTCCTGAAAAAAGAGAATAGAAGTGCGTAA
- a CDS encoding glycosyltransferase family 39 protein yields MDEDKKKGNIISRGLLQICDNPLFLLILITLGVIAYIISIQMRIGVPYWDVFNYLNNALYFAGIGGGSVSLFLPPLIPILTSFIFRLGYVSVNAVFIVSGFIFLIGVIGFYFLLKERFNPIQSFTGSIFFISLPVISSWIVSGGIDIPGVVFSVWAVYFLVAGLKRDSRLLYLVLPTLIIAMMARYTSGLIIIPLCFYILINLDDFRRIETFKKIVASILIEFGVLIVGVLYFFVKMGAGASILNLIFAVATATSTGAGDVAYNPNNLYYLQNLLNYISIGPLQGTYQQILNPSLGVPSIISYLIAIIIVVGLLIYIYNGVKSRFEEVDLKASKAVLLKSILITVLTVGFIISFYYQSLIISEILLFSTLYTIYRFLFTGKNTPMNSRAGLDFMFLSWFAAFLIFHSILPFKVDRYFITMAPAMIYFMILGLSEFIIFIHSIRPDINISSPKKCGIWIIVALILLFSATATYTGHAPKKTFTLDIASASNWLTDYDPDYQHKNIRSDYPNAMGWYLKMDILGAYPRLYNTTSEFNDYLKSNGVDYFIDSTSQNHPDLESYKIIKSFGVVVIYQRV; encoded by the coding sequence TTGGATGAGGATAAGAAAAAAGGTAACATAATCTCAAGAGGCCTGCTGCAGATATGTGATAATCCTCTGTTTTTACTGATTTTAATCACACTGGGCGTAATAGCTTACATTATTAGTATCCAGATGCGAATTGGTGTTCCTTACTGGGATGTTTTTAACTACTTGAACAATGCCCTTTACTTTGCAGGAATAGGAGGTGGAAGTGTTTCCCTATTTTTGCCACCTCTGATTCCCATTTTAACATCATTTATCTTTCGATTGGGTTATGTCTCAGTCAATGCCGTTTTCATTGTAAGTGGTTTTATATTTTTAATTGGAGTAATTGGGTTCTATTTCCTTTTGAAGGAACGTTTTAATCCAATCCAAAGCTTCACTGGAAGCATATTTTTCATATCCCTTCCTGTAATATCATCCTGGATTGTAAGTGGCGGGATTGATATTCCTGGTGTCGTTTTCTCAGTATGGGCTGTTTATTTCCTAGTTGCTGGTTTGAAAAGAGATTCACGCCTCCTGTACCTGGTTCTGCCCACTTTGATAATTGCCATGATGGCTAGGTATACATCCGGATTAATAATTATACCCCTGTGTTTTTACATTCTGATTAATTTAGATGATTTTAGAAGGATTGAAACTTTTAAAAAAATCGTAGCAAGTATCTTAATAGAATTCGGAGTTCTGATTGTTGGTGTTCTCTATTTTTTTGTGAAAATGGGTGCTGGTGCCTCCATATTAAACTTGATATTTGCAGTGGCAACTGCCACCTCAACCGGAGCCGGTGATGTTGCGTACAACCCCAATAATCTGTACTATCTACAGAATTTACTTAATTATATTTCTATTGGTCCTCTTCAGGGTACATATCAGCAGATATTAAATCCATCTTTAGGAGTTCCATCAATAATATCATACCTGATTGCAATAATTATTGTAGTTGGACTTTTAATTTACATTTACAATGGCGTCAAATCAAGATTTGAAGAGGTTGATCTTAAAGCTTCAAAAGCGGTTCTGTTGAAATCCATATTGATAACCGTACTGACTGTTGGATTCATTATCAGTTTCTATTATCAATCCCTAATTATCAGCGAGATTCTGCTATTTTCCACACTGTACACCATTTACAGGTTCCTGTTTACTGGAAAAAACACTCCAATGAATAGTAGAGCTGGTTTAGATTTCATGTTCTTATCATGGTTTGCTGCTTTTCTGATTTTTCACAGCATTTTACCATTTAAAGTTGATAGATACTTCATTACCATGGCCCCGGCAATGATATATTTCATGATCCTTGGTTTAAGCGAATTTATTATTTTTATTCACAGTATAAGACCAGATATAAACATTTCCAGTCCCAAAAAATGTGGAATTTGGATAATAGTTGCACTTATACTATTATTTTCGGCTACAGCAACCTACACGGGTCATGCGCCGAAAAAAACATTCACTCTAGACATTGCCAGTGCAAGTAACTGGTTAACTGACTATGATCCCGATTACCAACATAAAAACATAAGGTCTGATTATCCCAATGCAATGGGATGGTACCTGAAAATGGATATTTTAGGAGCTTATCCCCGATTGTATAACACCACCAGCGAATTCAATGATTATCTTAAGTCAAATGGTGTGGATTACTTTATTGATTCCACCAGTCAGAATCATCCGGACCTTGAAAGTTACAAGATTATCAAGTCATTTGGAGTGGTTGTCATATATCAAAGAGTGTAA